One stretch of Planococcus sp. PAMC 21323 DNA includes these proteins:
- a CDS encoding ABC transporter ATP-binding protein, with the protein MSDLRIVDMEKQYKQPRQKDNSAFSLHPVNLTIHEGEFFSLLGPSGCGKTSLLKLVAGLLQADSGEIWIGDQNLTRVPSEERNFAMVFQQSLLFPHMTIEENVAFGLKMQKVNKKERLKKARDMLEHVGLRGYGSRFPDELSGGQQQRVALARALVANPRVLLMDEPFSALDPGLREEMRDLLSRIQQEFRVTVLFVTHDREEAFTLSDRIAVMSQGTVLQVGSAKELYERPKTTKVASFLGLKNIIEGTVEKGRFQSADGRFEFLVEDATETGPSCLIIRPEVLQVVTENSPSLRVFQIHGVVEQIKFNHGFYSVKISVGDSHLTCSLTSQQIELFSIGQTISLQAERRDLWVVKK; encoded by the coding sequence GTGAGTGATTTGCGAATTGTTGATATGGAAAAACAATATAAACAACCGCGACAAAAAGACAACTCTGCCTTTTCTTTGCATCCAGTCAATTTGACGATTCACGAAGGCGAATTTTTCTCATTGCTTGGACCTTCTGGTTGTGGCAAAACGAGTCTTTTAAAGTTAGTTGCAGGTTTGCTTCAAGCCGATAGCGGAGAAATCTGGATTGGTGATCAAAATTTAACTCGAGTCCCATCAGAAGAACGAAACTTCGCAATGGTTTTCCAACAATCGTTATTGTTTCCGCATATGACAATAGAAGAAAATGTTGCTTTCGGATTAAAGATGCAAAAAGTTAATAAAAAAGAGCGTTTAAAAAAAGCGCGCGATATGCTTGAGCACGTCGGACTCCGTGGCTACGGCAGCCGATTTCCTGACGAACTAAGTGGAGGCCAACAGCAACGCGTGGCCTTAGCAAGAGCATTGGTAGCCAATCCGCGCGTGTTATTAATGGATGAACCATTTAGTGCACTAGATCCTGGACTGCGTGAGGAAATGCGTGATTTACTTAGCCGGATTCAACAAGAGTTTCGTGTCACCGTATTGTTTGTAACGCATGACCGAGAAGAAGCCTTTACATTATCAGATCGTATTGCCGTAATGAGCCAAGGCACGGTGTTGCAAGTGGGAAGTGCAAAAGAGTTATACGAGCGTCCGAAAACAACAAAGGTAGCCTCGTTCCTTGGCTTAAAAAATATCATAGAAGGAACTGTTGAAAAAGGTCGTTTTCAGTCTGCAGATGGTCGCTTTGAGTTTTTAGTAGAAGATGCCACGGAGACAGGTCCAAGTTGTTTGATCATACGACCTGAAGTATTGCAGGTCGTAACTGAAAATTCACCTTCACTGCGCGTCTTTCAAATTCACGGAGTGGTAGAACAGATCAAGTTTAACCACGGTTTTTATTCAGTTAAAATAAGCGTAGGAGACTCTCATTTAACTTGCAGTTTGACGAGTCAGCAAATCGAGCTATTCAGCATAGGGCAAACCATTTCTCTACAAGCAGAGAGAAGGGATTTATGGGTTGTGAAAAAGTGA
- a CDS encoding ArsR/SmtB family transcription factor: METLSTQSAADVTACLKAVSDPTRLMMMKLLETNEYCVCQFVEMFGMSQPAISQHLRKLKQVGLLNENRRGQWRFYSMNIDSAHADLLLDILSHINDSDAQLQSLRAKEKPVDCF, encoded by the coding sequence ATGGAGACTTTATCAACACAATCTGCAGCTGACGTTACGGCTTGTCTAAAAGCTGTCAGCGATCCAACTCGTCTAATGATGATGAAATTGCTTGAGACGAACGAGTATTGCGTATGTCAATTTGTTGAAATGTTTGGCATGAGTCAGCCAGCAATTAGTCAACATTTGCGAAAGCTAAAACAAGTAGGGCTTTTAAACGAAAATAGAAGAGGGCAGTGGCGCTTTTATTCGATGAATATTGATTCAGCCCACGCCGACTTGCTGTTGGATATTTTAAGTCATATTAATGACTCGGATGCACAACTTCAATCTTTGCGTGCGAAAGAAAAACCGGTAGATTGCTTTTAA
- the arsC gene encoding arsenate reductase (thioredoxin) — MTKKIIYFLCTGNSCRSQMAEGWAKQHLAPEWDVYSAGIEAHGLNPNAVKAMNEVAIDISTQTSDIIDEELLNRADFIVTLCGDAADKCPMTPNHIRREHWGFEDPAKAQGTEEEKWTVFQTVRDAIGTRIESFAKTGI; from the coding sequence ATGACGAAAAAAATTATTTACTTTTTATGCACAGGAAATTCTTGCCGTAGCCAAATGGCTGAAGGTTGGGCAAAACAACATTTAGCACCCGAGTGGGACGTATACAGTGCAGGAATTGAAGCTCACGGATTAAATCCAAATGCTGTGAAAGCAATGAATGAAGTGGCTATTGATATCTCTACTCAAACTTCAGACATTATTGACGAAGAGTTGCTCAACCGCGCGGATTTTATCGTGACTCTTTGCGGCGATGCAGCGGATAAATGTCCAATGACGCCTAATCATATTCGCCGCGAACATTGGGGTTTTGAAGACCCGGCAAAAGCACAAGGAACAGAAGAAGAAAAATGGACTGTTTTTCAAACGGTTCGTGATGCTATCGGAACGCGCATAGAATCGTTTGCGAAAACAGGTATCTAA
- a CDS encoding long-chain-fatty-acid--CoA ligase, whose translation MLATLTPLDWKRRAVKYYPEKVAVIDGDKKFTYKEFGKRVDQLSIALHKAGIGNNDHVAVMLPNNHAMLECFYGIPPLGAVIVPLNYRLSTKDLTYILKHSDAKILIVDAEFGKMLEEVQDELPIETYIVVAVDGTESAIKGEDYEDFIGNIAVDAKVPQVELDENQMLSLNYTSGTTSSPKGVMQTHRTNYMNAANFLHHLEIKYDDVYLHTLPMFHTNGWGGVWAITAAGATHVCLRKVDPPLILDLFENHGITSLCGAPTVVNMLVNEPKANRLQLTQTIRMGTAGAPPAAALIAKAQSILGLNMMHVYGLTETSPFILYCEWKNEFNDLDPEQQASIKARQGIELAFNGETKVVNQEDGEEVAWNGKELGEIVTRGNVVMAGYYKDPEKTAEAIRDGWFYTGDLAVTHPDGFIEIQDRIKDMIISGGENISSTEIEGVLYNHPAIAEVAVIAVPDEKWGEVPKAIIVLHEGVQATEQEILDYTREHMSRFKVPKSVDFVEALPKTATGKLQKFQLREMYWGSGKKVN comes from the coding sequence ATGTTAGCAACATTAACACCACTAGATTGGAAACGTCGTGCAGTAAAATACTATCCAGAAAAAGTAGCAGTGATTGATGGAGATAAAAAGTTTACATACAAGGAATTTGGCAAACGGGTAGATCAGCTCTCCATCGCTTTACATAAAGCGGGTATTGGCAATAATGATCATGTGGCGGTTATGCTGCCGAATAATCACGCCATGCTCGAATGCTTTTACGGCATTCCACCACTCGGAGCGGTTATCGTACCGCTCAATTACCGATTATCAACAAAAGATTTAACGTATATTTTAAAACATAGTGATGCAAAAATACTCATAGTAGATGCGGAATTTGGCAAAATGCTTGAAGAAGTGCAAGATGAGCTGCCGATTGAAACGTACATTGTTGTCGCAGTAGATGGAACGGAATCCGCAATTAAAGGTGAAGACTACGAAGACTTTATCGGAAACATAGCAGTTGATGCAAAAGTTCCTCAAGTTGAGTTAGATGAAAACCAAATGCTGTCGCTAAATTATACGAGCGGTACAACGTCTAGTCCAAAAGGCGTTATGCAAACGCACCGCACCAATTACATGAATGCTGCGAATTTCTTGCACCATTTAGAGATCAAATATGATGACGTGTATTTACATACTTTGCCAATGTTTCATACGAACGGATGGGGTGGTGTATGGGCAATTACTGCAGCGGGAGCGACGCATGTTTGTTTGCGTAAAGTTGATCCACCTCTGATTTTAGATCTATTTGAAAATCATGGCATCACGTCACTTTGCGGTGCACCGACCGTAGTCAATATGCTCGTCAATGAACCAAAAGCGAATAGACTTCAGTTAACACAAACGATCCGGATGGGAACTGCAGGTGCACCACCAGCCGCAGCACTTATTGCGAAAGCGCAAAGTATTCTCGGGTTGAATATGATGCATGTATACGGATTGACTGAAACTTCACCGTTTATCCTTTATTGCGAATGGAAAAACGAGTTTAATGACTTGGATCCTGAACAACAAGCATCTATAAAAGCACGCCAAGGGATAGAGCTCGCTTTTAACGGCGAAACAAAAGTCGTCAACCAAGAAGACGGCGAAGAAGTAGCCTGGAACGGCAAAGAACTTGGTGAGATTGTCACGCGTGGCAACGTCGTTATGGCCGGTTACTACAAAGATCCTGAAAAAACAGCAGAAGCTATTCGCGATGGTTGGTTTTATACAGGGGATTTAGCAGTGACGCATCCGGATGGCTTTATCGAAATCCAAGATCGTATTAAAGACATGATCATTTCTGGAGGCGAAAACATTTCTTCAACTGAAATCGAAGGGGTCTTGTACAATCATCCGGCCATTGCTGAAGTGGCTGTGATTGCCGTGCCGGACGAAAAGTGGGGGGAAGTACCAAAAGCCATTATTGTGCTGCATGAAGGAGTACAAGCAACAGAACAAGAAATTCTCGATTATACACGCGAACACATGTCACGCTTTAAAGTACCAAAATCAGTAGACTTTGTTGAGGCTTTACCGAAAACGGCAACAGGGAAACTGCAGAAATTCCAGTTGCGCGAAATGTACTGGGGTAGCGGGAAAAAAGTAAATTAA
- a CDS encoding acyl carrier protein has protein sequence MKNIEKYRNAFIDALELEEDEVSEDLALGETSEWDSLGHMILISTMEEVFDVSLDSEWMTEFNSYLSGIELLNRLGVDFVNE, from the coding sequence ATGAAAAATATCGAAAAATACAGAAATGCTTTTATAGATGCGTTGGAATTAGAAGAGGACGAGGTAAGTGAAGATTTGGCATTAGGAGAAACAAGTGAATGGGATTCACTTGGACATATGATTCTCATTTCTACGATGGAGGAAGTTTTCGATGTGTCATTAGATTCTGAATGGATGACAGAGTTCAATTCTTACCTGTCAGGGATAGAGCTATTGAATCGTTTGGGAGTAGACTTTGTAAATGAATAG
- a CDS encoding AMP-binding protein, giving the protein MNSFKNFEVFGNRTAVVAERDYSYAEMVDIADAICGKVGERTLVFCLCSNNKESLFGYVGFLRGHVVPVLLDASIQTERLNKLITIYKPAYIWASSDNQGLINTMGRSFVYGEYTLFKSPTFYQHKLDEHLALLLTTSGSTGSPKFVRLSYENVFKNAESIVKYLEIKADDKPITTLPMNYSYGLSIINSHFICGATIIVTDASIVKKEFWNLCKEQGATTFGGVPFVYEMLDRLKFEDFDLPSLKTLTQAGGKLNSTLSSKFAEVCNQKGIRFFTMYGQTEATARMSYLPAEKNLDKAGSIGIAIPGGELMLQNDNGNCITIPNVIGELIYKGANVSLGYAESLGDLSKKDENNGTLHTGDLAYFDQEGYFFVTGRIKRIIKIAGSRISLDEVEGLLNEYGHECVCAGADDQLHIYTLKEDRIQIKKIIKENLNLKGFKVMRIEKIPRNHFGKILYSELPESK; this is encoded by the coding sequence ATGAATAGTTTCAAAAATTTTGAGGTGTTCGGAAACCGCACCGCTGTAGTTGCTGAACGAGACTATTCGTACGCTGAAATGGTGGATATTGCGGACGCTATTTGCGGTAAAGTAGGTGAAAGAACACTTGTTTTTTGTTTGTGTTCAAATAACAAAGAATCTTTATTTGGCTACGTAGGTTTTCTTAGAGGTCATGTTGTACCGGTCCTTTTGGATGCATCTATACAGACTGAGCGGTTGAATAAACTGATTACTATATATAAGCCTGCATACATTTGGGCGAGTAGTGATAATCAAGGGCTAATAAACACAATGGGTCGCTCATTTGTGTATGGTGAATACACATTATTCAAAAGTCCGACATTTTACCAGCATAAGCTTGATGAACATCTTGCGCTTCTTTTAACAACCTCAGGAAGTACCGGTAGCCCCAAATTTGTTCGCTTAAGCTACGAAAACGTCTTTAAAAATGCTGAATCGATTGTGAAGTACCTTGAGATTAAAGCGGACGATAAGCCAATCACAACACTTCCAATGAATTACTCTTATGGTCTATCGATCATCAACAGCCATTTTATATGCGGCGCGACAATTATTGTCACGGATGCATCGATCGTAAAAAAAGAGTTTTGGAACTTATGTAAAGAGCAGGGAGCAACAACTTTTGGTGGAGTTCCTTTCGTGTACGAAATGCTTGATAGGTTGAAGTTTGAAGACTTTGATTTGCCGAGTTTAAAAACACTCACGCAAGCGGGTGGAAAACTAAACTCAACGCTGTCGTCTAAATTTGCGGAGGTATGCAATCAAAAAGGGATTCGATTTTTCACGATGTACGGTCAAACAGAAGCAACGGCGCGGATGAGCTATTTGCCTGCTGAAAAAAACCTTGATAAAGCCGGAAGCATCGGGATTGCCATTCCAGGTGGAGAACTGATGCTGCAAAATGACAACGGCAACTGCATTACAATACCTAACGTGATCGGCGAATTGATCTATAAAGGTGCAAATGTTTCTCTAGGGTATGCGGAGTCGTTAGGCGACTTGTCGAAAAAAGATGAGAATAACGGGACGTTGCATACAGGTGATCTGGCGTACTTTGACCAAGAAGGATATTTCTTTGTAACAGGGCGCATCAAACGAATAATTAAAATCGCTGGAAGCCGAATCAGCTTAGATGAAGTGGAAGGGCTTTTAAATGAGTATGGTCACGAATGTGTCTGCGCCGGAGCGGATGATCAACTACATATCTATACATTAAAAGAAGACCGTATTCAAATTAAAAAAATAATTAAGGAAAACTTAAACTTAAAGGGCTTTAAAGTTATGAGAATTGAGAAAATTCCACGCAACCATTTTGGGAAGATACTCTATAGCGAGTTACCTGAATCTAAATGA
- a CDS encoding MBOAT family O-acyltransferase, whose amino-acid sequence MTFISIEFLLFFAGIVFTYYLIPHKWRWILLLVASYSFYATLSGYFVLLLLTSTVFTYFTGIVIEKQETKQQKKRVMLLGICVLLFFLGWFKYFNFLNDSIRAISTYLNWNYTLPYQEIVLPLAISFYTFQAVSYLVDISKGKQKAERHYGYFSIYFAFFPQLVAGPIERAKKLLPQFKIEQTLNYDNISYGMKRIAWGFFKKTLIADRLAPIVASVYDSPDPTGSQIVLATILFSVQLYADFSALSDIAIGCARMLGIRLTENFKQPHFATSIGDFWNRWHITLSTWLRDYIFMPLCKGKKKRSEIYVAIIITFLISGIWHGAAWTFVLWGLIHGFYRVFGDHTKHTRGKMASLVQLDKNPVVHKWLKITITFLLVCFSRVFFRSNSVTEAFENARHFLSPSSWNPSGIIAAFEMFSLLDLVIFSFFFIVMQLYHYIERKNTSTWTWLSQRPAVARFAVYVLIVVSVLVFGATGQGFVYGGF is encoded by the coding sequence ATGACTTTTATATCAATTGAGTTTCTTTTATTTTTCGCAGGTATCGTTTTTACCTATTATTTAATCCCACACAAGTGGAGATGGATTCTTTTACTCGTTGCAAGTTATAGTTTTTACGCTACGTTGAGCGGTTACTTTGTCTTGTTACTCCTTACGAGCACAGTGTTTACTTATTTTACGGGAATAGTCATTGAAAAACAGGAAACCAAACAACAGAAGAAAAGAGTCATGCTGCTTGGTATTTGCGTATTGCTGTTTTTTCTCGGTTGGTTTAAATATTTTAATTTCCTAAATGATTCCATTCGAGCCATCTCAACATACTTGAATTGGAACTATACCCTACCGTACCAAGAAATTGTACTGCCGTTAGCTATTTCTTTTTATACATTTCAGGCAGTCAGTTATCTTGTAGACATCTCTAAAGGAAAGCAAAAAGCAGAAAGACATTACGGCTATTTCTCCATCTATTTTGCCTTTTTCCCACAACTCGTTGCGGGACCGATTGAACGTGCTAAGAAATTGCTTCCTCAATTTAAAATAGAACAAACCTTAAATTATGACAATATAAGCTATGGGATGAAGCGAATCGCCTGGGGATTTTTTAAGAAAACCTTAATTGCGGACCGACTCGCGCCAATTGTAGCGAGTGTTTACGATAGTCCAGACCCAACCGGTTCTCAAATCGTCCTAGCAACAATTTTATTCTCGGTTCAATTATACGCGGATTTTTCAGCACTTAGTGACATTGCCATTGGTTGTGCACGAATGCTTGGGATTAGACTTACCGAAAACTTTAAGCAACCGCATTTTGCCACGTCAATCGGAGATTTCTGGAATAGATGGCACATCACGCTTTCGACATGGCTTAGAGACTATATCTTTATGCCTTTATGTAAAGGAAAAAAGAAAAGAAGCGAAATTTATGTAGCTATCATCATTACGTTTTTAATAAGTGGCATTTGGCACGGAGCGGCTTGGACTTTTGTGTTGTGGGGACTTATTCACGGGTTTTACCGCGTCTTTGGAGATCACACAAAACATACTCGTGGAAAAATGGCGTCATTAGTTCAATTAGATAAAAATCCAGTAGTGCATAAATGGCTGAAAATCACGATTACGTTTCTTCTTGTATGTTTTTCTCGTGTATTTTTCCGGTCAAATTCGGTTACAGAGGCATTTGAAAATGCACGTCATTTCTTATCACCTAGCTCCTGGAATCCGTCGGGAATCATTGCGGCATTTGAAATGTTTTCTTTGCTCGATTTAGTGATTTTCAGCTTTTTCTTTATCGTGATGCAGCTGTATCATTACATCGAAAGAAAAAATACGTCAACGTGGACCTGGTTATCGCAACGCCCGGCAGTTGCTCGTTTTGCCGTGTATGTTTTAATCGTTGTCTCAGTTTTGGTGTTCGGTGCTACAGGTCAAGGATTTGTTTACGGTGGGTTTTAA
- a CDS encoding putative immunity protein, translated as MISKPKIKIVDDMKLRNEIVDNTELLDQIELAKWAIDAAERVLPYLEQEFPQDEKVLNGIRIIELWQNQEATVHQVRKAGFKVHELARECKKETAKAAARAIGHAIAVGHMRGHAMVATDYVIKTMNLAFNNELNKATEEREWQLHRLHKFIQDCKFE; from the coding sequence ATGATCAGTAAACCTAAAATTAAAATTGTTGACGATATGAAATTACGAAATGAAATTGTAGATAATACTGAACTACTTGATCAAATAGAGTTGGCTAAATGGGCTATTGATGCCGCAGAGCGTGTACTACCATATCTTGAACAAGAATTTCCTCAAGATGAAAAAGTACTAAATGGAATTAGAATAATTGAACTCTGGCAAAACCAGGAAGCAACAGTTCATCAAGTTAGAAAAGCTGGCTTTAAAGTTCATGAACTAGCCAGAGAGTGTAAAAAAGAAACAGCAAAGGCTGCAGCAAGGGCTATAGGACATGCCATTGCCGTAGGTCATATGAGAGGTCATGCAATGGTGGCTACAGATTATGTGATTAAGACAATGAACCTCGCATTTAATAATGAGTTAAACAAGGCAACGGAAGAACGTGAGTGGCAATTGCATCGACTACATAAGTTCATTCAAGATTGTAAGTTCGAGTAA